One Fusarium falciforme chromosome 1, complete sequence genomic window carries:
- a CDS encoding 3-oxoacyl-[acyl-carrier-protein] reductase FabG, giving the protein MTNLLRGSTFITGAASGIGQHTALAFAKHGITKLALADINLEALRTSNAALKDQFPHVEILTLHLDVRSPSQVKEGIAKVVAQFGRLDIAVNNAGISGSGRQTHEIENDEWLGVLDVNLQGVYRCQKKELAVMAKQKDLGPRDGRGRIVNVASMLAVVAPCNRMAHTAYTTSKHGVIGLTKADANSYGSMGIRINAICPGYVETPLLRNTMAQDPNSPLAADLARTPLKRLATMEEVGDSIVLMTSPMNSFMQGASIVCDGGFTANWYGDLMESSSRYLVDSEELVSVSSDIHT; this is encoded by the exons ATGACGAACCTCCTCCGTGGATCCACCTTCATCACCGGCGCCGCCTCCG GTATCGGGCAGCACACTGCTCTCGCCTTTGCGAAACACGGCATCACCAAGCTGGCCTTGGCGGACATAAACCTGGAGGCTTTGCGGACGTCCAACGCTGCGCTCAAGGACCAGTTTCCCCACGTCGAGATTTTGACTCTGCACCTTGATGTTCGCAGCCCATCCCAAGTCAAGGAAGGAATCGCAAAAGTCGTGGCTCAGTTTGGGCGTCTGGACATCGCCGTCAACAATGCCGGCATTAGTGGCAGCGGTCGACAGACCCACGAGATAGAGAATGACGAGTGGTTGGGGGTTCTTGACGTGAATCTGCAGGGTGTCTATCGTTGCCAAAAGAAGGAGCTTGCAGTTATGGCCAAGCAGAA GGACCTTGGGCCAAGAGACGGCCGCGGAAGGATCGTTAACGTTGCAAGCATGCTTGCCGTTGTTGCGCCCTGCAACCGTATGGCTCACACTGCTTACACAACTTCCAAGCATG GAGTTATCGGGTTAACTAAAGCGGACGCCAATTCATACGGCAGCATGGGCATCCGGATCAACGCTATCTGTCCCGGATACGTCGAAACGCCTTTGCTCAGAAACACAATGGCCCAAGACCCCAACTCCCCTCTCGCGGCTGATCTTGCCAGAACCCCGTTGAAGCGGCTGGCGACGATGGAGGAGGTGGGTGATAGTATCGTTCTCATGACCTCTCCCATGAATAGCTTTATGCAAGGTGCTAGTATTGTGTGTGATGGCGGCTTCACTGCCAACTGGTATGGGGACTTGATGGAGAGTTCTTCTCGATATTTGGTGGACTCTGAGGAACTGGTCTCTGTTTCGTCTGATATCCA